A section of the Citrus sinensis cultivar Valencia sweet orange chromosome 8, DVS_A1.0, whole genome shotgun sequence genome encodes:
- the LOC102615551 gene encoding scarecrow-like protein 9, whose amino-acid sequence MNGFEFGRGSIRACSNHESDHSAMNEFMDHPTDHHLSINSAPSLASSSDGASRYNFENVNFSYAVFKYINDILMEEDVASNTCMLQDCLALQATEKSFYDVLGQQYPPSPNQYSHCFNPNGNSPDDDIDCSSSIDNNNSCDATNNASDEEVRHYSLKGSRGRKIHQIDDRDFLDEGRSNKQLVPLLEEAERSDMFVEVMIPKGGSYDSVQCPLFEAAGNRAARNLPCDKTKIKGSNSRILRMMRQDNTSEVVDLSSLLTQCAQAAVSNDHRVAIELLKQIRQHSSPDGDGTQRLAHYFANGLEARLSGTRTPYFSPAFISKTSVADVLKAYIVYISASPFRKASNFLTNRMIGKTTEKATKVHIIDFGISYGFQWPCFIQRQSFRPGGPPKIRITGIELPEPGFRPAERVEETGHRLKKAAERCNVPFEYSAIAQKWETIKLDDLKIDRDEVTVVTCMYRLNYLPDDTQVKDSLRDAVLRLIKRINPDLFVHGVANGTYNSPFFVSRFKEAMFHFSALFDMLEATVPTEDQGRLIYEREVFGRHAMNVLACEGLERIDNPETYRQWQSRNLRAGFRQLPVDQELLRRVKKMVKMDYHKDFDADENGQWMLQGWKGKILYALSFWKPVQDSQN is encoded by the coding sequence ATGAATGGATTTGAATTTGGCCGGGGCTCAATTCGGGCCTGTTCAAATCATGAATCTGATCACTCAGCAATGAATGAGTTCATGGATCATCCAACTGATCATCACCTTTCTATTAACTCAGCTCCATCTTTGGCTTCAAGCTCGGATGGAGCCTCTCGATACAACTTTGAGAATGTTAACTTTTCTTATGCTGTTTTCAAGTATATAAATGATATACTTATGGAGGAAGACGTAGCCTCTAATACCTGCATGTTGCAGGATTGCTTAGCCCTCCAAGCTACTGAAAAATCCTTCTATGATGTTCTTGGCCAGCAATATCCGCCATCTCCTAACCAGTATTCTCATTGTTTCAATCCAAATGGCAACAGCCCGGATGATGACATCGATTGTAGTAGCAGTATTGATAACAACAATAGCTGTGATGCTACTAACAACGCATCAGATGAAGAGGTAAGGCACTACTCATTAAAAGGTTCGAGGGGAAGAAAAATTCATCAGATTGATGATAGAGATTTCTTGGATGAAGGCAGAAGCAACAAGCAGCTGGTGCCTTTGCTTGAAGAAGCTGAACGATCTGATATGTTCGTTGAGGTGATGATTCCTAAGGGCGGGAGCTATGACTCAGTACAATGTCCTCTTTTTGAAGCTGCAGGCAATAGAGCTGCTCGGAATTTGCCATGTGACAAAACGAAGATTAAAGGGTCAAATAGCAGAATACTGCGTATGATGAGGCAAGACAATACAAGTGAAGTAGTAGATTTGTCGAGTCTTTTAACTCAATGCGCGCAAGCTGCGGTAAGCAATGACCATAGGGTTGCCATCGAGCTATTAAAGCAGATAAGGCAGCATTCTTCCCCAGATGGTGATGGAACTCAAAGGCTGGCTCATTATTTTGCCAATGGCCTCGAGGCTCGCCTGTCGGGTACCCGGACACCATATTTTTCGCCAGCATTTATTAGCAAGACATCAGTTGCCGATGTCTTAAAAGCTTACATTGTGTACATTTCAGCAAGCCCGTTCAGGAAGGCATCCAATTTCTTGACGAATAGGATGATTGGCAAAACAACAGAGAAAGCAACAAAGGTTCACATCATTGATTTTGGAATTTCTTATGGCTTTCAATGGCCATGCTTCATCCAGCGCCAATCATTTAGGCCGGGAGGGCCTCCGAAGATTCGAATAACAGGAATTGAACTCCCTGAACCAGGTTTCCGGCCAGCGGAAAGAGTTGAAGAAACCGGTCATCGTTTAAAGAAGGCTGCTGAGAGATGTAATGTCCCATTTGAGTACAGTGCGATAGCACAGAAATGGGAAACTATCAAACTTGACGATCTCAAGATTGATAGAGATGAGGTGACTGTTGTTACTTGCATGTACCGGTTAAATTACCTCCCTGATGACACACAAGTGAAGGACAGCTTGCGGGATGCTGTCTTAAGATTGATCAAGAGAATTAACCCGGATTTATTTGTGCATGGAGTTGCTAATGGGACATATAATTCTCCATTTTTTGTGTCAAGATTTAAGGAGGCTATGTTCCATTTCTCTGCTTTATTTGATATGTTAGAGGCTACTGTACCTACTGAAGATCAAGGGAGGCTGATTTATGAAAGAGAGGTATTTGGTAGACATGCTATGAATGTGCTAGCTTGTGAGGGACTAGAGAGAATTGATAATCCTGAGACTTACAGGCAATGGCAATCTAGAAATTTGAGAGCTGGGTTCAGACAGCTTCCAGTGGATCAAGAGCTTTTGAGGAGAGTGAAGAAAATGGTGAAAATGGATTATCACAAGGACTTCGATGCTGATGAGAATGGGCAGTGGATGCTGCAGGGATGGAAGGGGAAAATACTTTATGCTCTTTCGTTCTGGAAACCTGTTCAGGATTcacaaaattga
- the LOC102623971 gene encoding scarecrow-like protein 30 has protein sequence MDAIFEGFPGSMDGFKFPASSCSNQNLANAFKLKHNSTNHHPPFLETNPHPPAGDNLNSDGDSPDSSDFSNAVLKYISEILMEEDLEGKTCMLQDCLALQAAEKSFYDVLGQKYPPSPNHVLPCLGQNIDSPDVHYTSSSSGSSSSDHSFSTSNCLLDSPESNLLVPNLHGEIESLLKREGVNFAPKVSLSKHGEGVLLSSADDGRHHSSYGSRGRKNDQREDSDYLEQGRRSKLSAVSLAVSDVKLERFDEVLLSHCEPKKDESEPYSSYRESENGSSRKLQQNGQSKWSTGGTTRGRKRGDKRKEVVDLPGLLTLCAQAVASNDQRTANEQLKQIRRHSSAFGDGTQRLAHYFADALEARLLGAHTPMHTHISCRTSAADILKAYQMSLSAWPFIRMSYLFANQTIRKLAEKATRLHIIDFGICYGFQWPCLIQILSSRPTGPPMLRITGIELPQPGFRPAERVEETGNRLKSYCERFNVPFEYNVIAQKWETIRLEDFKIDRDEVTVVNCVHRMKNLPDDTVVDSSPRDAVLNLIKRINPDVFIHGISNGTYNAPFFLARFREALFHFSAMFDIFDATVPREDAERMLFEREIVGKDALNAIACEGIERVERPETYKQWQARNQRAGFRQLPLDQELVKKVRTKAESNYHQDFVVDVDGHWMLQGWKGRVMFALSVWKPYQD, from the coding sequence ATGGATGCCATTTTTGAGGGATTTCCAGGATCCATGGATGGGTTCAAATTTCCAGCTTCATCCTGTTCGAATCAGAATCTTGCTAATGCATTCAAACTGAAACATAACTCCACAAATCATCATCCACCTTTCCTTGAAACCAATCCTCATCCTCCTGCTGGTGACAATTTAAACTCAGATGGAGACTCTCCGGACAGCAGTGACTTCTCCAATGCTGTTCTCAAATACATAAGTGAGATTCTCATGGAAGAGGACTTGGAAGGGAAGACCTGCATGTTACAGGACTGCTTGGCTCTCCAAGCTGCTGAAAAGTCCTTTTATGATGTCCTTGGTCAGAAGTACCCTCCTTCGCCGAACCATGTCCTGCCTTGTTTGGGGCAAAACATCGATAGCCCAGATGTTCATTACACCAGTAGCAGCAGCGGCAGCAGTAGCAGTGATCACAGCTTTAGTACTTCCAACTGTTTGCTTGATTCACCAGAAAGTAACCTTCTCGTGCCAAACTTACACGGTGAGATAGAGTCCCTTTTAAAAAGGGAGGGGGTTAATTTTGCCCCGAAGGTCAGCCTATCAAAGCACGGAGAGGGGGTTCTCTTGAGCTCAGCAGACGACGGGAGGCACCATTCATCTTATGGATCAAGAGGAAGGAAAAATGATCAGCGCGAGGATAGCGATTATCTTGAACAAGGGAGGAGGAGCAAGCTTTCAGCGGTTTCTCTTGCAGTGTCTGATGTGAAATTAGAGAGGTTTGATGAAGTATTGCTCAGCCACTGCGAGCCCAAGAAAGATGAATCCGAACCATATTCTTCTTACCGAGAGTCAGAAAATGGATCAAGCAGAAAACTGCAGCAGAATGGGCAATCAAAATGGTCTACTGGTGGAACAACACGCGGAAGGAAAAggggtgacaaaagaaaagaggttGTAGATTTGCCGGGTCTTCTAACTCTATGTGCACAGGCTGTGGCTAGCAATGACCAAAGGACTGCAAATGAACAACTAAAGCAGATTAGGCGGCACTCTTCTGCTTTTGGTGATGGAACTCAAAGATTGGCTCATTACTTTGCTGACGCCCTCGAGGCACGCCTTCTTGGCGCTCACACACCAATGCATACACACATAAGTTGCCGGACATCTGCAGCAGATATTCTAAAAGCTTACCAGATGTCTCTTTCGGCGTGGCCCTTTATCAGGATGTCATATCTTTTCGCGAACCAGACGATTAGAAAACTAGCAGAGAAAGCAACAAGGCTTCACATCATTGATTTTGGCATCTGCTATGGTTTTCAGTGGCCTTGCCTTATTCAGATTCTCTCTAGTCGGCCCACTGGACCTCCCATGCTTCGTATCACGGGCATTGAACTACCTCAACCGGGATTTAGGCCGGCGGAAAGGGTTGAGGAGACAGGGAATCGCTTGAAAAGTTACTGTGAAAGGTTTAATGTCCCATTTGAGTACAATGTCATCGCACAGAAATGGGAAACTATCCGATTAGAAGATTTTAAGATTGACAGAGATGAGGTGACAGTTGTTAACTGTGTGCACCGAATGAAGAATCTACCTGATGACACAGTAGTGGACAGCAGCCCGAGAGATGCTGTCTTGAACTTGATCAAGAGAATTAATCCAGATGTATTCATCCATGGGATTTCTAATGGTACTTACAATGCACCATTCTTTCTCGCAAGATTCCGGGAGGCACTGTTCCATTTCTCAGCaatgtttgatatttttgatGCCACTGTACCTCGCGAAGATGCTGAGAGAATGCTCTTTGAAAGGGAAATAGTTGGAAAGGATGCGCTGAATGCCATTGCATGCGAAGGGATAGAGAGGGTGGAAAGGCCAGAGACATATAAGCAGTGGCAGGCAAGGAATCAGAGAGCTGGCTTCAGGCAGCTCCCGTTAGATCAAGAGCTCGTGAAGAAAGTCAGGACCAAAGCGGAATCAAATTACCATCAGGATTTTGTTGTCGATGTGGATGGCCACTGGATGCTGCAGGGATGGAAGGGCAGAGTAATGTTTGCTCTTTCTGTCTGGAAACCTTACCAGGACTAA
- the LOC102624251 gene encoding scarecrow-like protein 30 isoform X1 produces the protein MKTLVEEFSGSMKNPLQFDRGSVSTYSNRNHVDKFKLKQSREPIDPPLPPSASLQNNQNPPSDSDSSSTMSSYGDPADICELSNTTLKFISEILMEEDLEGKTCMLQDCLALQAAEKSFYDVLGQKYPPSPNQISPCSSRNSETLNDYCTSGSTSVNNLFEPNWMSNQGDSSSSITQTNLFNSPESVLVPNLFSTGSSFLLNDNTAIINSTSDSAKSPEGEDRTYSSPYGSRGRKYDELEDSDYLEEGRSNKQSALSPPENEPLEMYDEVVLCKCENNKSTVCLIHGYVQNGSSGKLQQNGQPKGSSSATTRSRRKGKKSEVVDLWTLLTLCAQAVANYDQRTANDFLKQIRQHSSPFGDGIQRLAHYFANGLEVRLAGTRTPVQTHLASSRASAAEVLQAYKVYVSSCPFNRMTFFMANRMILKLAEKATRLHIVDFGIGYGFQWPCLIQRISKRPGGPPKIRMTAIEFPQPGFKPAERVEETGHRLKCYSQRFGVPFEYNTIAQKWQNIQLEDLKIDREEMTVVICLYRMRNLPDDTVVINSPRDAVLELIKKINPDIFIHGVVNGTYNAPFFLPRFREALFHFSTFFDMFESTVPREDQGRMIFEREIYGKDAMNVIACEGIERVERPETYKQWQARNLRAGFKQLELDKDILKTIRTLVKSNFHPDFVIDEAGEWMLQGWKGRLAYALSFWKPVKD, from the coding sequence ATGAAAACACttgttgaagaattttctggTTCCATGAAGAATCCTTTACAATTCGATCGTGGTTCAGTTTCAACATATTCGAACCGGAACCATGTCGATAAGTTTAAGCTGAAACAGAGCCGCGAACCGATAGATCCTCCTCTTCCTCCTTCAGCTTCCCTTCAAAACAATCAAAACCCACCGAGTGATTCAGATTCATCATCCACTATGAGCTCATATGGAGATCCTGCAGACATCTGTGAGCTGTCTAATACAACTCTTAAGTTTATAAGTGAGATTCTAATGGAAGAAGACCTAGAGGGTAAGACTTGTATGTTGCAGGATTGTTTAGCCCTCCAAGCCGCTGAGAAATCATTTTACGATGTTCTTGGCCAGAAATACCCACCTTCACCAAATCAAATATCTCCTTGTTCGAGTCGAAACTCTGAGACCCTCAATGATTATTGCACTAGTGGCAGTACTAGTGTTAACAACTTGTTTGAGCCCAATTGGATGAGTAATCAGGGGGATTCCAGTTCCTCTATTACTCAGACTAATCTTTTTAATTCTCCCGAAAGTGTCCTTGtaccaaatttatttagtaCTGGCAGTTCTTTCCTTTTAAACGATAATACtgctattattaattcaaCAAGTGACTCAGCAAAGTCGCCTGAAGGGGAAGACAGAACTTACAGTTCACCATATGGGTCAAGGGGAAGAAAATATGATGAATTGGAGGATAGTGATTATCTTGAAGAAGGGAGGAGCAACAAGCAATCTGCACTTTCTCCTCCCGAAAATGAGCCATTAGAGATGTATGATGAAGTGGTGCTATGTAAGTGTGAGAACAATAAGTCTACAGTATGTTTGATTCACGGCTACGTGCAAAATGGATCCAGTGGAAAGTTGCAGCAAAATGGGCAGCCAAAAGGGTCTAGCAGTGCAACAACACGCTCCAGGaggaaaggaaagaagagCGAAGTTGTGGATTTGTGGACACTTTTAACTTTGTGTGCACAAGCTGTGGCTAATTATGACCAAAGAACTGCAAATGATTTCTTAAAGCAGATTAGGCAGCattcttctccttttggtGATGGAATCCAAAGATTGGCACATTACTTTGCTAATGGCCTTGAGGTACGCCTGGCTGGGACTCGGACACCGGTTCAAACTCATCTAGCAAGTAGCAGAGCATCAGCCGCTGAAGTCTTACAAGCTTATAAGGTGTATGTTTCATCCTGCCCCTTCAATAGGATGACATTTTTTATGGCAAACAGGATGATTTTGAAACTAGCAGAGAAAGCAACGAGGCTCCACATTGTTGATTTTGGTATTGGCTATGGTTTCCAGTGGCCTTGCCTCATTCAGCGCATTTCGAAAAGGCCTGGTGGCCCTCCGAAGATTCGTATGACAGCCATTGAGTTTCCTCAGCCAGGGTTCAAACCTGCAGAAAGAGTTGAAGAGACAGGGCACCGGTTAAAATGTTATTCCCAGAGATTTGGTGTCCCATTTGAGTACAACACCATAGCACAGAAATGGCAGAATATCCAACTTGAGGATCTCAAGATTGACAGAGAAGAGATGACAGTTGTTATTTGTTTGTACAGGATGAGGAACTTGCCTGATGATACGGTTGTCATTAACAGTCCAAGAGATGCTGTTTTAGAGTTgatcaagaaaataaatccaGACATTTTCATCCATGGAGTTGTTAATGGTACCTACAATGCACCCTTCTTTCTGCCACGATTTCGAGAGGCACTCTTTCATTTCTCCACGTTTTTTGATATGTTTGAGTCTACTGTACCTCGAGAAGATCAGGGGAGGATGATATTTGAGAGAGAAATATATGGGAAAGACGCCATGAATGTCATTGCGTGTGAGGGTATAGAGAGGGTTGAAAGGCCAGAGACTTATAAGCAATGGCAGGCCCGGAATCTGAGAGCTGGATTCAAGCAGCTTGAACTAGACAAGGACATTCTGAAGACTATTAGGACTTTGGTTAAATCAAACTTTCATCCAGATTTTGTTATCGATGAAGCTGGCGAGTGGATGCTGCAAGGATGGAAGGGGAGGTTAGCCTACGCACTTTCTTTCTGGAAACCTGTTAAGGATTGA
- the LOC102624251 gene encoding scarecrow-like protein 14 isoform X2 codes for MYDEVVLCKCENNKSTVCLIHGYVQNGSSGKLQQNGQPKGSSSATTRSRRKGKKSEVVDLWTLLTLCAQAVANYDQRTANDFLKQIRQHSSPFGDGIQRLAHYFANGLEVRLAGTRTPVQTHLASSRASAAEVLQAYKVYVSSCPFNRMTFFMANRMILKLAEKATRLHIVDFGIGYGFQWPCLIQRISKRPGGPPKIRMTAIEFPQPGFKPAERVEETGHRLKCYSQRFGVPFEYNTIAQKWQNIQLEDLKIDREEMTVVICLYRMRNLPDDTVVINSPRDAVLELIKKINPDIFIHGVVNGTYNAPFFLPRFREALFHFSTFFDMFESTVPREDQGRMIFEREIYGKDAMNVIACEGIERVERPETYKQWQARNLRAGFKQLELDKDILKTIRTLVKSNFHPDFVIDEAGEWMLQGWKGRLAYALSFWKPVKD; via the coding sequence ATGTATGATGAAGTGGTGCTATGTAAGTGTGAGAACAATAAGTCTACAGTATGTTTGATTCACGGCTACGTGCAAAATGGATCCAGTGGAAAGTTGCAGCAAAATGGGCAGCCAAAAGGGTCTAGCAGTGCAACAACACGCTCCAGGaggaaaggaaagaagagCGAAGTTGTGGATTTGTGGACACTTTTAACTTTGTGTGCACAAGCTGTGGCTAATTATGACCAAAGAACTGCAAATGATTTCTTAAAGCAGATTAGGCAGCattcttctccttttggtGATGGAATCCAAAGATTGGCACATTACTTTGCTAATGGCCTTGAGGTACGCCTGGCTGGGACTCGGACACCGGTTCAAACTCATCTAGCAAGTAGCAGAGCATCAGCCGCTGAAGTCTTACAAGCTTATAAGGTGTATGTTTCATCCTGCCCCTTCAATAGGATGACATTTTTTATGGCAAACAGGATGATTTTGAAACTAGCAGAGAAAGCAACGAGGCTCCACATTGTTGATTTTGGTATTGGCTATGGTTTCCAGTGGCCTTGCCTCATTCAGCGCATTTCGAAAAGGCCTGGTGGCCCTCCGAAGATTCGTATGACAGCCATTGAGTTTCCTCAGCCAGGGTTCAAACCTGCAGAAAGAGTTGAAGAGACAGGGCACCGGTTAAAATGTTATTCCCAGAGATTTGGTGTCCCATTTGAGTACAACACCATAGCACAGAAATGGCAGAATATCCAACTTGAGGATCTCAAGATTGACAGAGAAGAGATGACAGTTGTTATTTGTTTGTACAGGATGAGGAACTTGCCTGATGATACGGTTGTCATTAACAGTCCAAGAGATGCTGTTTTAGAGTTgatcaagaaaataaatccaGACATTTTCATCCATGGAGTTGTTAATGGTACCTACAATGCACCCTTCTTTCTGCCACGATTTCGAGAGGCACTCTTTCATTTCTCCACGTTTTTTGATATGTTTGAGTCTACTGTACCTCGAGAAGATCAGGGGAGGATGATATTTGAGAGAGAAATATATGGGAAAGACGCCATGAATGTCATTGCGTGTGAGGGTATAGAGAGGGTTGAAAGGCCAGAGACTTATAAGCAATGGCAGGCCCGGAATCTGAGAGCTGGATTCAAGCAGCTTGAACTAGACAAGGACATTCTGAAGACTATTAGGACTTTGGTTAAATCAAACTTTCATCCAGATTTTGTTATCGATGAAGCTGGCGAGTGGATGCTGCAAGGATGGAAGGGGAGGTTAGCCTACGCACTTTCTTTCTGGAAACCTGTTAAGGATTGA
- the LOC102624538 gene encoding uncharacterized protein LOC102624538 yields MAKRELSSTLKNLKFMQRAAHREEKAKKEEEVKSERNFTSPDTIKRKCVVVMEGDPHPGAIIGRMSFQSFNPSIDKLNEAAANAHQPEASSTCFSSQIGRNALRENGSSEDGAECSKADKCDANGDLKRKQSEVDSEKQYPNKSPKNVQAGKQASPSYHKSSQKQAKHEKLDWSVLRPPKFPKKESEQN; encoded by the exons ATGGCAAAACGCGAGCTTTCCAGCACCTTAAAGAACCTGAAG TTTATGCAAAGGGCGGCTCATAGGGAGGAGAaagcaaagaaagaagaagaggtCAAGTCTGAGAGGAATTTCACATCTCCCGAtactattaaaagaaaatg TGTGGTCGTAATGGAAGGAGATCCTCATCCAGGGGCTATTATAGGCCGTATGtcatttcaaagtttcaatCCTTCTATTGAT AAATTGAATGAAGCAGCAGCAAATGCTCACCAGCCAGAGGCCTCTTCCACATGTTTTAGCAGTCAAATTGGAAGAAATGCTTTGAG AGAAAATGGTTCATCAGAGGATGGAGCAGAGTGCTCAAAAGCCGATAAATGTGATGCTAATGGGGACCTCAAAAGGAAACAGTCTGAAGTAGACTCAGAAAAACAATATCCAAATAAATCCCCAAAAAATGTTCAAGCCGGCAAACAAGCCTCACCAAGTTACCATAAAAGTTCCCAAAAGCAAGCAAAGCATGAAAAGCTGGACTGGAGTGTTCTTAGACCACCAAAGTTCCcaaaaaaagagagtgaaCAAAATTAG